The proteins below come from a single Candidatus Anaeroferrophillus wilburensis genomic window:
- the sfsA gene encoding DNA/RNA nuclease SfsA: MAAEEKNGLLWPPLIKGRLVRRYKRFLADVQLENGQLVTAHCPNSGRMISCSEPGRPVYLSRANNPKRRLPYTWELIDMPSSLVGVNTIVPNRLVKKAIIEHQIPELDGYLIINSEVPYGQNSRIDLLLSNPEQEKRCYVEIKNCTLVEDGLAMFPDAVTSRGLKHLVELEKQVAEEQRGIIFFLIQRMDAQRFRPADHIDPAYGRQLRHARDHGVELVIYDVFIDTKRISIGHPLPASF, from the coding sequence ATGGCAGCTGAGGAAAAAAACGGCCTGTTATGGCCGCCCTTGATAAAAGGCAGGCTGGTAAGACGCTATAAACGTTTCCTGGCCGATGTTCAGCTGGAAAACGGTCAACTGGTTACCGCCCACTGCCCCAATTCCGGCCGTATGATCAGTTGCAGTGAACCAGGGCGCCCGGTTTATCTCTCCCGGGCCAACAATCCCAAGCGCCGCCTGCCCTACACCTGGGAGTTGATCGATATGCCGTCATCACTGGTCGGTGTTAACACCATCGTTCCCAACCGACTGGTAAAAAAAGCAATTATCGAGCACCAGATCCCCGAATTGGACGGCTATCTGATAATCAATAGCGAAGTACCCTACGGCCAGAATTCCCGTATTGATCTCCTGCTCAGCAATCCGGAACAGGAAAAACGCTGCTACGTTGAGATAAAAAATTGCACTTTAGTGGAAGATGGTCTGGCCATGTTTCCCGATGCCGTCACCAGCCGCGGCCTAAAACATCTGGTGGAACTGGAAAAACAGGTGGCAGAAGAGCAGCGGGGAATCATCTTCTTCCTCATCCAGAGAATGGATGCCCAACGTTTCCGACCGGCAGACCATATCGATCCAGCCTATGGCCGGCAACTGCGCCATGCCCGTGACCACGGAGTTGAACTAGTCATCTACGACGTCTTCATAGATACTAAACGGATAAGCATCGGCCATCCGCTGCCGGCCAGTTTCTAA
- a CDS encoding glycosyltransferase has translation MRSSAAEENPLVSVIIPTFNRSSQVVEAVQSVLEQTYRPLEIIVVDDGSTDGTREHVAAYSDRCTLLSSKENRGVSAARNRGIRKSCGQFVALLDSDDLWLPDKLAHQIAFFRRHPQALICQTEEIWMRRGVRVNPRKIHRKYSGHIFSRCLPLCIVSPSAVMIKRELFDLVGLFDEQLPACEDYDLWLRIAAQHPIFLVRQPLIVKRGGHEDQLSRTVLFLDRYRIQSLCKLLQGARLTPEQWWQAAGELQKKAAVYCGGCRKRGKTDEADRVDMLVNAALKMPDSTR, from the coding sequence ATGAGGTCGTCAGCAGCTGAAGAAAATCCTCTGGTCAGTGTCATTATTCCGACTTTTAACCGTTCCTCACAGGTTGTTGAAGCGGTGCAGTCGGTACTTGAGCAGACCTACCGGCCGCTGGAGATCATTGTTGTTGATGATGGTTCCACCGACGGGACCAGAGAGCATGTAGCGGCCTACAGTGATCGTTGTACCCTGCTCTCTTCCAAGGAAAATCGAGGAGTCAGTGCGGCCCGCAACCGTGGGATCCGTAAAAGCTGCGGTCAGTTTGTCGCTTTGCTGGATTCGGATGATCTCTGGCTGCCTGACAAGCTTGCCCACCAGATAGCTTTTTTCCGTCGCCATCCCCAGGCACTGATCTGCCAGACGGAAGAGATCTGGATGCGCCGGGGTGTGCGGGTCAATCCGCGTAAGATACACCGGAAGTACTCCGGTCATATTTTTTCCCGGTGTCTGCCGCTCTGTATTGTCAGTCCCTCGGCGGTGATGATCAAACGGGAGCTTTTCGATCTGGTTGGCCTGTTTGACGAGCAGCTGCCAGCTTGCGAAGATTATGATCTGTGGCTCAGAATTGCGGCACAGCACCCTATTTTTCTTGTTCGGCAGCCGTTGATTGTCAAGCGCGGCGGACATGAGGATCAACTCTCCCGTACGGTTTTGTTCCTTGATCGTTACCGGATTCAGTCCCTCTGCAAACTCTTGCAGGGCGCCAGGTTGACACCGGAACAGTGGTGGCAGGCAGCCGGCGAACTGCAAAAAAAAGCTGCAGTGTATTGCGGCGGGTGCCGGAAGCGGGGGAAAACTGACGAAGCTGATAGGGTGGATATGCTGGTAAACGCTGCTCTTAAGATGCCTGACTCTACTAGGTGA